GTCGCGTCCTGCCTCGCAACGATGACAGGGATGCGCCGACGCGCGTGAGGCGGAACGATAGCAGAAGCATTCCCGCGCGGCACCCGTGCCCGGGGCCGCGCGCGACGCCCTACAGCAGCGCTGTATCGAGTTCGGCCACCGCCGCGGAGCCATGCACGATGATGTCGGCCAGCGCGCCGGCCTGGGGCAGGATCTGCGCGGCATAGAAACCGGCCGAGGCGAGCTTGGCGCGATAGAAATCGTCACCACTGGCGAGCTGCGACGCGCTGCGCGCGGCGGCTTCGGCCATCATCCAGCCGCCGCACACCAGCCCCGCCAGCTGCAAATAGGAGACCGCCGCCGAGGCCGGCAGGCGCGGATCGGAAGCGGCGCCGCACAGCCAGCCCACCACCACCTCGAGATGATCGACCGCGACCGCCAGTGCGTCGCGCACCTTGGCCGCCGTGCCATCGAGTTGCTGCATGTTGGCCACCGTGGCGCGCATGTCGGCAATCAGCTCACGCATGGCATGACCGCTGTCGCGCAAGGTCTTGCGACCGACCAGGTCACCGGCCTGGATGCCGGTGGTGCCCTCGTAGATCGGCGCTATGCGCGCATCGCGGAAGAACTGCGCGGCGCCGGTCTCTTCGATGTATCCCATGCCGCCGTGCACCTGCACGCCCAGCGAGGCGAGCTCGGCGCCGGTCTCGGTGCACCAGGCCTTGACGATCGGCGTCAGCAGGTCGCCGCGGCGACTCGCACGCGCACGACGCTCGGCATCGGCATCGAGCTCGGCGGTGTCGTACTCGAGCGCGCACACGTAGGACAGCGCACGCATCGCTTCGATCTGGCACTTCATGCTCATGAGCATGCGCTTGACGTCGGGGTGTTCGATGATGGTCGCGCGCGGACCGGCGCCCGGCACCTGGCCCTGTACGCGCTCGCGGGCATGCTGCAAGGCCTTCTGATAGGCGCGCTCGGCAATCGCCACGCCCTCGCGACCGACCGCATGGCGAGCCGCGTTCATCATGGTGAACATGTGCATGAGGCCCTTGTTCAGCTCACCCACCAGGTAGCCGACCGCGCCGCCATTGTCACCGTAGGACATCACCGCCGTCGGGCTGCCGTGGATGCCGAGCTTGTGTTCGATCGACACGCAGCGCAGGTCGTTGCGCCGCCCCAGCGTGCCATCGGCATTGACCAGGAACTTCGGCACCGCGAACAGGGAAATGCCGCGCGTGCCCTCGGGCGCGTCGGGCAGGCGCGCCAGCACCAGGTGCACGATGTTGTCGGTCATGTCGTGCTCACCGTAGGTGATGAAGATCTTCTGACCGCTGATGAGGTAGTGATCGCCGTTCGGCACCGCGCGCGAGCGCACCGCGCTGAGATCGGAGCCGGCCTGCGGCTCGGTGAGATTCATGGTGCCGGTCCAGGTGCCGGAAACCAGCTTGGCGAGGTAGGTCGCACGCAGGTTGTCGTCGCCGTGCTGCTCGACCGCTTCGATGGCGCCGCCGGTCAGCATCGGGCACAGACCGAAAGCCATGTTGGCGCTGTCCCACATTTCGCCGACCGCGGTCGCCACCACCTTGGGCAGACCTTGGCCACCGAATTCCGGATTCATCGCCAGGCCGTTCCAGCCACCATCACAGAACGCCTGGTAGGCCTCGCGCCAGCCGGGCGGGGTGTGGACGACGTCGCCCTCGAGCCGGCATCCGACCGTATCGCCGACCCGGTTGAGCGGCGACAGCACCTCGCTGGCGAGTTTGGCGGCCTCTTCCAGCACCGCATCGCTCAAATCGGCGCTCACTTCGTCGAACCCCGCCAACTGCTGCATGCGCGCCATGCCGATCAGCTCGTTGATCACGAACTGCATATCGCGCAGCGG
The Pseudomonadota bacterium DNA segment above includes these coding regions:
- a CDS encoding acyl-CoA dehydrogenase C-terminal domain-containing protein — its product is MAEYTAPLRDMQFVINELIGMARMQQLAGFDEVSADLSDAVLEEAAKLASEVLSPLNRVGDTVGCRLEGDVVHTPPGWREAYQAFCDGGWNGLAMNPEFGGQGLPKVVATAVGEMWDSANMAFGLCPMLTGGAIEAVEQHGDDNLRATYLAKLVSGTWTGTMNLTEPQAGSDLSAVRSRAVPNGDHYLISGQKIFITYGEHDMTDNIVHLVLARLPDAPEGTRGISLFAVPKFLVNADGTLGRRNDLRCVSIEHKLGIHGSPTAVMSYGDNGGAVGYLVGELNKGLMHMFTMMNAARHAVGREGVAIAERAYQKALQHARERVQGQVPGAGPRATIIEHPDVKRMLMSMKCQIEAMRALSYVCALEYDTAELDADAERRARASRRGDLLTPIVKAWCTETGAELASLGVQVHGGMGYIEETGAAQFFRDARIAPIYEGTTGIQAGDLVGRKTLRDSGHAMRELIADMRATVANMQQLDGTAAKVRDALAVAVDHLEVVVGWLCGAASDPRLPASAAVSYLQLAGLVCGGWMMAEAAARSASQLASGDDFYRAKLASAGFYAAQILPQAGALADIIVHGSAAVAELDTALL